A genomic segment from Deltaproteobacteria bacterium encodes:
- a CDS encoding sigma-54-dependent Fis family transcriptional regulator, with protein MKPNNFRILVVDDERHLTALLGRILTQSGYQVKTASSGISAIGKIDDFSPNLVITDLKMPDINGLDLLRKVRSERPEIDFIILTAYATVENAVEAIKEGALDYLIKPLKDPDELRMAVSRVVERQNLVAVDTLWRNQLSEGLPPTDVLFAGMEEVWIEVQHVAGTDATILLQGESGTGKSLVAKAIHHLSGRKGPFVELNCAAIPETLIESELFGHEKGAFTGAVNAKRGKFELAQNGTMFLDEIGEMPLSAQAKFLRILQEKAFERVGGTTTLNTSARIIAATNQDLMAGIREKRFREDLYYRLNVFPINLPPLRNRLESVQVLTDYLVRSISMRVGKKVSEISKDTLRQIKSYEWPGNVRELHNVIERAIILSRDSRLTLPSLTTSPVEIAPGSATKRLRSLRDLEKEAIEETIRETDGHRRNAAKILGISIRTLQYKLKEYGLLK; from the coding sequence ATGAAACCAAATAATTTCCGCATTCTGGTAGTAGACGACGAAAGACACTTGACGGCTCTCTTGGGCCGAATCCTTACACAGTCAGGCTATCAAGTAAAGACTGCCAGCAGCGGCATCAGCGCTATTGGCAAAATTGATGATTTTTCTCCCAACCTTGTAATTACGGACCTCAAAATGCCTGATATCAACGGACTTGACCTCTTAAGAAAGGTGCGGTCGGAAAGGCCGGAAATCGATTTTATAATCCTTACGGCCTATGCGACTGTGGAAAATGCTGTAGAGGCTATAAAGGAAGGGGCTTTAGACTATCTCATAAAGCCCCTCAAGGATCCGGATGAATTACGGATGGCGGTGTCCAGAGTGGTGGAACGCCAGAACCTCGTGGCAGTGGATACTCTATGGAGAAATCAGCTTTCCGAAGGTCTCCCGCCTACCGATGTTCTGTTTGCCGGCATGGAGGAAGTATGGATAGAAGTACAGCACGTGGCCGGGACAGACGCCACCATATTGCTTCAGGGGGAAAGCGGTACCGGAAAGAGCCTTGTAGCCAAAGCAATTCATCATTTGAGCGGACGAAAAGGTCCATTTGTTGAGCTTAATTGTGCTGCAATACCTGAAACCCTTATTGAGTCCGAACTCTTTGGACACGAAAAGGGTGCGTTTACCGGAGCGGTCAATGCCAAGAGGGGAAAGTTCGAGCTTGCCCAGAATGGGACCATGTTTCTGGACGAGATAGGTGAAATGCCCTTGTCTGCTCAAGCAAAGTTTCTTCGAATACTCCAGGAAAAGGCGTTTGAAAGGGTGGGAGGTACTACTACTCTCAATACCAGCGCCAGAATAATTGCCGCCACCAACCAGGACCTTATGGCTGGAATACGTGAAAAACGCTTCAGAGAAGACCTTTACTATCGTTTAAATGTTTTCCCAATAAACCTTCCTCCTTTGAGAAACCGCCTCGAGTCGGTACAGGTGCTTACTGACTATCTTGTACGCTCGATATCTATGCGTGTTGGGAAAAAGGTCTCTGAAATTTCCAAAGACACGCTGAGACAAATAAAATCCTATGAATGGCCCGGCAATGTGCGGGAACTACATAATGTCATTGAGCGAGCCATTATTTTAAGCCGGGACTCCAGGCTGACACTGCCTTCGTTGACAACCTCACCTGTCGAGATTGCACCTGGATCAGCTACTAAACGGCTTCGTAGTTTACGAGACCTGGAAAAAGAAGCCATTGAGGAAACTATCAGGGAAACAGATGGACATAGACGTAATGCAGCAAAAATATTAGGTATTTCAATCAGAACGCTTCAATACAAGCTAAAGGAATACGGTCTTCTTAAATAG
- a CDS encoding 5-formyltetrahydrofolate cyclo-ligase has product MSFPDPSFYRSQILAKRDRLSSFNLSHLSETITYRLRGLEEYKSSRMPLIYVSFRSEVETHQLIKERLNSGLEVAIPKTDVKNRQLETYLLEDWGKDLRPGAYGILEPDAEAASLIQPSQIDLAVVPGSVFDRKCGRYGYGGGYFDRFLSIKAPQAIRIGLAFSLQLLPEIPLKTHDQRMDIIVTESEILRCNYRADS; this is encoded by the coding sequence ATGTCCTTTCCTGATCCTTCTTTTTACCGGAGCCAAATCCTGGCCAAACGCGACCGTCTTTCCTCCTTTAATCTGAGCCATCTTAGCGAAACAATAACTTACAGGCTCAGGGGGCTTGAAGAATACAAGAGCAGCAGGATGCCTCTTATTTATGTATCCTTCAGGAGCGAGGTGGAAACGCATCAACTCATCAAAGAGAGGCTCAATAGCGGGCTTGAAGTGGCCATTCCCAAGACGGACGTCAAAAACAGGCAGCTGGAAACTTACCTCTTGGAGGATTGGGGAAAAGATCTCAGGCCCGGGGCCTATGGAATATTAGAGCCGGATGCAGAAGCAGCCTCATTAATACAACCATCCCAAATAGACCTGGCAGTGGTTCCCGGCAGTGTATTCGACCGCAAATGCGGCCGATATGGATACGGAGGGGGATACTTTGACCGTTTCTTATCCATAAAGGCCCCTCAAGCCATTCGTATAGGACTTGCTTTCAGTCTTCAGCTGCTTCCGGAAATTCCCCTGAAAACCCATGACCAGAGAATGGACATTATCGTAACAGAAAGTGAGATACTGCGGTGCAATTACAGGGCAGATTCATGA
- a CDS encoding YbhB/YbcL family Raf kinase inhibitor-like protein, with translation MILSSPAFSDGKRIPVVYTRPAVGGKDISPPLTWSGIPEGTKSLALSVIDPHPVARNWVHWMVVDISPETEGLAEGASGKIMPQNSREIVNSFGKPGYGGPQPPSGTGDHPYVFTLYALDVESLDLPEDASLSWFLERLQGHILAESSLTGYFGR, from the coding sequence ATGATCTTATCTTCTCCTGCATTTTCAGATGGTAAAAGGATACCGGTTGTCTATACCAGACCGGCTGTGGGCGGAAAAGATATCTCACCACCTCTTACATGGTCGGGGATACCTGAAGGGACCAAATCCCTTGCATTGTCTGTAATAGATCCACATCCAGTGGCCAGAAACTGGGTCCACTGGATGGTAGTGGACATATCACCGGAGACAGAAGGTTTAGCAGAGGGGGCATCAGGAAAGATCATGCCGCAAAATTCCAGGGAAATCGTCAACTCCTTTGGAAAGCCGGGATATGGAGGACCACAGCCCCCTTCCGGCACAGGTGATCACCCATATGTATTCACTCTCTATGCGCTGGACGTGGAAAGTCTCGATCTTCCTGAGGACGCCAGCCTGTCTTGGTTCCTTGAAAGGCTTCAGGGACACATACTGGCCGAGTCGAGCTTAACCGGTTACTTCGGCCGCTGA
- a CDS encoding sulfite reductase, whose protein sequence is MAEIEFGGQKYEVDEDGFLLGGIDVWDRTWVDYVKSTEGIEELTDEHWKIVNVLQDYYKKNGIAPMVRILSKVTGFSLKKVYELFPSGPGKGACKMAGLPKPTGCV, encoded by the coding sequence ATGGCGGAAATTGAATTTGGAGGGCAAAAATACGAAGTTGACGAGGACGGTTTTCTCCTGGGGGGAATTGACGTATGGGACCGTACGTGGGTTGACTATGTGAAATCGACAGAGGGTATTGAGGAATTAACTGATGAACACTGGAAAATTGTAAATGTGCTCCAGGACTACTACAAGAAGAACGGCATCGCACCCATGGTACGTATTCTTTCGAAAGTGACCGGCTTTTCCTTAAAGAAAGTCTATGAACTCTTTCCATCCGGTCCTGGTAAGGGGGCCTGTAAGATGGCTGGCCTTCCGAAGCCGACTGGTTGCGTATAG
- a CDS encoding phosphoheptose isomerase encodes MFYRPSHLSNVEKKAVLSRFWEKDPSLWAKAPEVQKQITDRLGWLDVIPKMREAKGDIVDFAQDIKQRGIKQIVLLGMGGSSLCPLVLSQIFGSQEGFPALKVLDTTDPDEIENVVQNKDWNSTLFLMASKSGTTLEPNAMFNYFWPLMENGLSDPGSHFVAITDPGTPLEKLGNERGFLKIFLNPTDIGGRYSAISYFGLVPAALLGIDIGRILQRAEEMVNKCGPNIPCDINPGYKLGEFLGEFGVQGRDKLTILADLPIKAFGLWLEQLVAESTGKETRGLVPIIGESTGIPGFYGGERIFVYLRVKGAPEKDSLEGFVSELREAQFPVYELWLEDLYDLGAQFFLWEMATALASHFLAVNPFDEPDVRRSKEKTGAILDVYRAEGKMPIKFWVDPYSQLHFRTSEMLAVSMKSLSRAMRDMFHVLPTWGYLAFLPYLPYDPEMEAMVGEMRYFVRQEKGCATTMGYGPRYLHSTGQIYKGGPTSAAFLIFTRKRAKDYPVIPDFGVSFWHIQFAQAVGDFEALSDARFRAIHVHLPPDYRLGLRNFSKVLSRSVRMK; translated from the coding sequence GTGTTTTATCGTCCATCACATCTGTCAAATGTTGAAAAAAAAGCTGTACTTTCTCGTTTTTGGGAAAAGGACCCGTCTCTTTGGGCCAAGGCCCCGGAAGTTCAAAAGCAGATCACAGATCGTCTTGGCTGGCTGGATGTTATTCCAAAGATGAGAGAGGCCAAAGGAGATATAGTAGATTTCGCGCAAGATATAAAGCAGCGAGGCATCAAGCAGATAGTGCTGCTTGGTATGGGAGGGTCCAGTCTCTGCCCCCTGGTTTTGAGTCAAATATTCGGCTCTCAAGAAGGATTCCCTGCACTGAAGGTGCTGGATACCACCGACCCTGACGAAATAGAGAACGTCGTCCAGAATAAAGACTGGAACTCAACACTATTTTTAATGGCCAGCAAATCCGGTACTACGCTGGAACCTAATGCCATGTTTAATTACTTTTGGCCATTAATGGAGAATGGGCTGTCTGATCCCGGATCGCACTTTGTGGCTATTACAGACCCTGGAACTCCCTTGGAAAAACTCGGGAATGAGCGTGGTTTTTTGAAGATCTTTCTTAATCCCACCGACATAGGAGGAAGGTATTCAGCAATCTCTTACTTCGGTCTGGTCCCGGCGGCCCTGCTGGGGATTGATATCGGCAGGATACTTCAAAGGGCCGAAGAGATGGTCAATAAATGCGGCCCTAACATACCATGCGATATAAATCCCGGGTATAAGCTGGGAGAATTCTTAGGGGAATTCGGTGTTCAGGGCAGGGACAAACTGACCATCCTGGCCGATTTGCCCATCAAGGCCTTTGGCCTCTGGCTGGAACAGCTTGTGGCAGAGAGTACTGGTAAAGAGACCAGGGGTCTGGTTCCAATTATCGGCGAATCTACCGGGATTCCTGGATTTTATGGTGGAGAACGTATTTTTGTCTACCTGAGAGTAAAAGGGGCTCCGGAAAAGGACTCTTTGGAAGGGTTTGTGTCAGAGCTGCGGGAGGCCCAATTCCCCGTCTATGAGTTGTGGCTCGAAGATCTGTATGATCTCGGGGCCCAGTTCTTCCTGTGGGAAATGGCGACCGCCCTGGCCTCTCACTTCCTGGCAGTTAATCCCTTTGATGAGCCGGATGTCAGGCGTTCAAAGGAAAAGACCGGAGCAATCCTCGATGTCTACCGCGCCGAAGGCAAGATGCCTATAAAATTCTGGGTAGATCCATATAGTCAACTTCATTTTCGTACTTCAGAGATGCTGGCTGTATCCATGAAGAGCCTTTCAAGGGCCATGAGAGACATGTTCCATGTCCTGCCGACCTGGGGCTATTTGGCATTTCTCCCTTACCTGCCCTATGATCCGGAAATGGAAGCAATGGTAGGGGAAATGCGCTATTTTGTGAGACAGGAGAAGGGATGCGCTACTACCATGGGTTATGGTCCGAGGTATCTCCATTCTACGGGCCAGATTTACAAAGGCGGACCGACTTCCGCAGCTTTTTTGATCTTTACTCGTAAAAGGGCAAAAGACTATCCGGTAATCCCGGACTTCGGTGTCTCTTTCTGGCATATCCAATTTGCCCAGGCGGTTGGAGACTTCGAGGCCCTTTCTGATGCCAGGTTTAGAGCTATCCATGTGCACCTGCCTCCTGATTACCGGCTGGGATTAAGGAATTTCAGCAAGGTCCTTTCAAGATCAGTTCGCATGAAGTAA
- a CDS encoding potassium channel protein, translating into MYGKRRLLTVAALLIGLWIFGIAGYVIIEGWDVLDAIYMTTISLTTVGYNEVHPLSQAGRIFTALLIVMGVGFFFYAFGVLAEAIIEGHLKGLLGKRKMEKTISRLKQHFIICGYGRIGTSICRIFKERKYPFVVIENDPAAIQEIEKNDFLYVAGNATHDEILIQSGIERAKGIVCVLSTDAYNVYITLAARSLNPGLLILARADDADAEKMMIQAGADRVISPYEIGARRMALAVLQPTVTEFLDLAVHSSTLDLAIEQVEIVFKSSLDGVSLLDAALRQKLGVTVLAVQQSGGEMILSLDPGYVIKSGDILVALGNRKGLDALRELCTDTFVQ; encoded by the coding sequence ATGTACGGCAAACGCAGGCTACTAACAGTAGCTGCACTTCTCATCGGCCTCTGGATATTTGGCATCGCCGGTTATGTGATCATTGAGGGCTGGGATGTCCTTGACGCCATTTACATGACAACCATATCATTGACTACTGTCGGTTACAATGAGGTCCACCCTTTAAGTCAGGCAGGGCGCATATTTACCGCCCTGCTGATCGTCATGGGTGTAGGTTTTTTTTTCTATGCCTTTGGGGTACTGGCAGAGGCAATTATAGAAGGGCATCTTAAGGGACTCTTGGGGAAAAGGAAAATGGAAAAGACCATTTCCAGGCTTAAACAACATTTTATTATCTGTGGTTACGGAAGAATTGGAACGTCAATATGCAGGATATTTAAAGAGCGAAAGTATCCCTTTGTGGTAATAGAAAATGATCCCGCTGCTATACAGGAGATAGAGAAAAATGATTTTTTGTATGTAGCCGGCAATGCGACCCATGATGAAATCCTGATTCAGTCGGGTATTGAGCGTGCAAAAGGGATTGTTTGCGTATTAAGTACCGATGCGTATAACGTGTACATCACTCTTGCAGCCAGGTCGTTGAATCCGGGCTTGCTGATTCTGGCCAGAGCAGATGATGCCGATGCGGAAAAGATGATGATTCAGGCAGGGGCAGATCGGGTAATCTCGCCATATGAGATAGGGGCACGGCGCATGGCCCTTGCGGTACTTCAGCCTACTGTGACAGAGTTTCTGGACCTGGCAGTACATTCGTCCACCCTTGATCTTGCTATCGAGCAGGTGGAAATAGTTTTCAAGTCATCGCTGGATGGTGTGAGTCTCTTGGATGCTGCCCTGCGGCAGAAGCTGGGCGTTACGGTCCTGGCAGTTCAGCAATCCGGGGGCGAGATGATATTATCTCTGGATCCTGGCTATGTTATAAAGAGTGGTGACATACTTGTTGCCCTGGGAAACAGAAAAGGGCTGGATGCCTTAAGGGAACTGTGCACGGACACGTTTGTCCAGTGA